The Stomatobaculum sp. F0698 genomic sequence TACTCCGCTTTAACGAGATGAGCCTGTGTTCCGCATCGAGGTAGCAGTGTTCGCTCTCACCGGTACAGCGGAGCTCTCCGCTTGCCTTCTCCGTTACCCGATAGCGAAGCCGCATGCGCGCGCCGTTATACTCCGCAATTTCGACCGCAATCCGGAGTATCTCCGGAAAGCGGGACATCATGTGATACTTCGCCGTGACCGAAACCACCGGGCTGATTACGCCCGCCGCCTCCATCTCCTCATAGCCGAGCCCGGCCTCTTCCATGGCCGCGGTCCGCGCCTCCTCAAACCAGCGAATGTAGTTCGAGTGGTGCGCAATCTGCATCTGGTCTGTCTCGTAGTACTGAATCTTGTGATCCCAAACGTAAGTCTTTCCCATGTTTCCTCCGGCGCAGGCGGAAACGCATGTTCTTTTACCCGCGCTCCTGCTATACTAGCACATAGTTGGGCGCATGGGTCTTTCAATTTTCGAAAGGAGGTCGCGCTTGTCCCGCATCATCTTTCACATCGATGTCAACTCCGCCTTTTTGTCCTGGAGCGCGCTCGAGCGGCTTGAACAGAATCCCGACAGCGTTGACCTCAGAACGATACCCTCTGCCGTTGCGGGCGATGTTGCCTCGCGCCGCGGGGTCGTGACCGCCGCCTCTATCCCCGCAAAACGACTCGGCGTGAAGAGCGGCGAACCGGTCAGCGCGGCGCTCCGCCTCTGCCCGAACTTAGTTCTGGTCGCTTCGAATTTTTCCTATTACCGCCGAAAATCCGTTGCCTTTCTCGAGATTCTTAACCGTCACAGTTCCGCGGTGGAGCAGTTTTCAATCGACGAGGCCTTTCTCGATATGAGCGCGCGCTTCTCGGACCGCAGGCGGGAAGAAGCCGCGATACGCGCATGTGCGGCGGCCATTCAGACAGAAATCCGAGAGACCCTCGGCTTCACAGTCAATGTCGGCATCAGCGAAAATAAGCTCCTCGCCAAGATGGCGAGCGATTTTGAGAAGCCTGATAAAATCCACACGCTCTGGCCCGAGGAACTCTCCGCCAAATTCTACCCGCTCCCCATACGCTCCCTCTTCGGAGTCGGCGGACAAAGCGCCGAAAAATTGCTCCGCTTCGGCATTCACACGATAGGCGAGGCCGCCGATACGCCCTGTGAGGTCCTACAGCGCATTCTGGGACCGAGTGCCGGGAAATCCGTCTATCAGAGCGCGCGCGGCATCAACCACGCCGCCGTGCGGCGGGAGCGGCCGCAGGCAAAGAGTCACTCGGTGGAGCGCACGACAACGACAGACATCGAGAAACGCAACGCGGCGACCGAGCTCCCGCCCCTTCTCTCGGAACTTGCGGAAGAACTCTCATCGCGCCTCAGAAAAGCAAACGTTCGCGCCGAGACGCTCGTGATTATCGCCAAAACAAGCTCCTTTCAGCGCCACACGCGCCAGCAGCGCCTCCTTGTCCCGAGCAACGAAAAAGAAGTACTCGAGGCGAGCGCCCGCGAGCTCTTCTCTGCCCTTTTGGAGGGCGAGGAGGGTCTGTTCTCAAAGCGGGAGGCCCTGCGCCTCGTCGGGATCGGCGCCGCCCGCCTGGAAGACCCGCAATATCAACAGCTGTCCCTCTTCTCCCTGCCGAGTCCATCGGAAGTGCGGGAAGCAAAGCAGCGCGCGGCGGAGGCGGCGGCCGAGGCGGAAAAACGTGCCGCGGCGGAGGCCGCCAAGGCAGAAAAGCGCCGAAAGCTCGGCGAAATGCAGGCCGAAATTTCCGCGCGCTACGGAGACAAGGCTTTGCTTCGCGGCGGGGCGCTGCTCTCCGCCGCACACAAAGAAACACAAAACGCGCAGTCAGTGCCGGAGCAGAAGGGACAGCATAGCGCCGAGCTCTGATACGGAACCGGCGATACGACTCGTCCTAACGCAGCGAGACCCGGTGAAATGTCCGGCAAGTACAAGACTGCACTTATCTCCGAATTGCAAATGATCGAGTGCCTCTCGAACCTCTCGGAATACCGAAGTCTCATTTGAAGCGGACAAAAGCATGAACAGATACATACCGAAACAGGAAGGAAACGCCGATGAACACACCGATTTATGACTTTGTGAGCGATTACATACGCGCCGGGAGAAGCCGTCTCCACATGCCCGGCCACAAGGGACAGAGTGCCTTCGGCGCGGCGCTCTACGGCATCGAGGCGCGGGATATCACGGAGATTCACGGCGCGGATGTACTCTCGGAGGCCACGGGCGTCATAGGCGAGAGCGAGGCGAATGCGGCCGCTCTCTTCGGCACGGCGCTGACTCTCTACTCGACCGAGGGCAGCAGCCTTGCGCTCCGCACCATGCTGGCCTTGGCACTCTCCCGCGCACCGCGCATCCCGGGGGAGCGCCCGCTCCTTCTCGCCGCGCGTAACGCACATAAGAGCCTCCTTTACGCGGCGGCTCTCCTCGACTTTGACATCGCCTGGATTTATCCCGAGGACACAGCGCTTGACAGCGTCTGCTCCTGCCACCCGAGCCCGAACTCGGTGCGCGCGGCATTGCGCGCCCTGCCGCGGCCGCCCTTCGCTGTCTTTTTGACGAGCCCCGACTACCTCGGCTTTCTCGCCGATATACAGGGTATTGCGACCGCGGTCGATGCCTGCTGCGGAGCGGGATCTGTCCCCGTCCTTGTTGACAACGCCCACGGCGCCTACCTTCACTTTCTCGAAACACCCATGCACCCCATGGATCAGGGCGCCTATCTCTGCTGCGACTCCGCGCACAAGACCCTGCCCGTCCTGACCGGCGGCGCCTATCTCCACTTCAGTGCAGAGGCTGCCGCGGAAGTCGGCGCTTCCGCGCGCCGCACCATGGAGCTCTTTGCCTCGACCAGTCCCTCGTATTTGATTCTACAGTCACTCGATCTCTGCAATGCCTACCTTGCGGACAACTACCC encodes the following:
- a CDS encoding acyl-CoA thioesterase — protein: MGKTYVWDHKIQYYETDQMQIAHHSNYIRWFEEARTAAMEEAGLGYEEMEAAGVISPVVSVTAKYHMMSRFPEILRIAVEIAEYNGARMRLRYRVTEKASGELRCTGESEHCYLDAEHRLISLKRSKPEIHAILDAMK
- a CDS encoding Y-family DNA polymerase; the encoded protein is MSRIIFHIDVNSAFLSWSALERLEQNPDSVDLRTIPSAVAGDVASRRGVVTAASIPAKRLGVKSGEPVSAALRLCPNLVLVASNFSYYRRKSVAFLEILNRHSSAVEQFSIDEAFLDMSARFSDRRREEAAIRACAAAIQTEIRETLGFTVNVGISENKLLAKMASDFEKPDKIHTLWPEELSAKFYPLPIRSLFGVGGQSAEKLLRFGIHTIGEAADTPCEVLQRILGPSAGKSVYQSARGINHAAVRRERPQAKSHSVERTTTTDIEKRNAATELPPLLSELAEELSSRLRKANVRAETLVIIAKTSSFQRHTRQQRLLVPSNEKEVLEASARELFSALLEGEEGLFSKREALRLVGIGAARLEDPQYQQLSLFSLPSPSEVREAKQRAAEAAAEAEKRAAAEAAKAEKRRKLGEMQAEISARYGDKALLRGGALLSAAHKETQNAQSVPEQKGQHSAEL
- a CDS encoding amino acid decarboxylase, whose amino-acid sequence is MNTPIYDFVSDYIRAGRSRLHMPGHKGQSAFGAALYGIEARDITEIHGADVLSEATGVIGESEANAAALFGTALTLYSTEGSSLALRTMLALALSRAPRIPGERPLLLAARNAHKSLLYAAALLDFDIAWIYPEDTALDSVCSCHPSPNSVRAALRALPRPPFAVFLTSPDYLGFLADIQGIATAVDACCGAGSVPVLVDNAHGAYLHFLETPMHPMDQGAYLCCDSAHKTLPVLTGGAYLHFSAEAAAEVGASARRTMELFASTSPSYLILQSLDLCNAYLADNYPARLYACIRRIEGLGYYLRTLGAKLCESEPLKLVLGSGALSGEEVAMLFRSHQMEVEFADLSAVVLMLTPENRPEDFLRIASLYREEAALWTKKETAKEPSLRLLPLPRILTIREAMLSPQETVPVTEAVGRILGQPTVSCPPAVPLAVSGERLSAELLPLFLRYGVTEVAVVRE